The segment TCTATAAAAATGGTGCAAAAGATATTCGCTACCCTGTGGATAAATTAACTGGGCAATCAGATATTTTGCACCTAAAAAATTTCCACCCGCTTGATGAGCATTTTGGGTTAAGCCCAATAGAATCAGCAGCTTATTCTATTGATCAGCATAATCAAGCGTCGCAATGGAATCAGAGTTTGCTTCAAAATGGTGCAAAGCCAAGCGGTGCGTTGGTGGTTAAATCTGGTGAGGGGTATCTAGGCGTTTTAACTGATGAGCAACATCAACGCATCAAAAGGCAGATTGATGAGGAGTTTTCAGGCGTTCACAATGCAGGCAGGCCTTTACTTTTAGAAGGTGGGCTTGATTGGAAGGAGATGAGCTTATCACCCAAAGATATGGATTTTATTTCTTCCAAACATACATCGGCTCGTGAGATTGCGTTGGCTTTTGGTGTGCCACCGCAATTACTTGGAATTCCGGGGGATAACACTTATAGCAATTTAGCAGAGGCGAGATTAGAATTTTGGGAGCAAACAATTCTCCCCCTTGCGGAAGAATATTGCCAAGCAATGAATCATTGGTTATTGCCGATGTTTAAC is part of the Rickettsiales bacterium genome and harbors:
- a CDS encoding phage portal protein, which translates into the protein MKTNFFNFFSNKNSAKNSKKTGKNVRNYKSYIDNYDGVKTYLYDNQKPVWMNRSYAKFSEEGFIKNVVAHRCISMISKGVASINLKLFQNIEEKNYEVKNHNLLNLIKFPNPLVNGNLFKESIFNYRLISGNSYILAVRNSAGFVQELYCLRPDKVSILTDKSGFITAYIYKNGAKDIRYPVDKLTGQSDILHLKNFHPLDEHFGLSPIESAAYSIDQHNQASQWNQSLLQNGAKPSGALVVKSGEGYLGVLTDEQHQRIKRQIDEEFSGVHNAGRPLLLEGGLDWKEMSLSPKDMDFISSKHTSAREIALAFGVPPQLLGIPGDNTYSNLAEARLEFWEQTILPLAEEYCQAMNHWLLPMFN